The following coding sequences lie in one Hydrogenophaga sp. PBL-H3 genomic window:
- the glgC gene encoding glucose-1-phosphate adenylyltransferase yields the protein MEKTSPQQLARRTIALVLAGGRGSRLHALTDRRSKPAVYFGGKFRIVDFALSNCLNSGVRRIGVLTQYKSHSLLRHLQRGWSFLRNEFNEFIDLLPAQQRMDDESWYLGTADAVYQNLDILRAHKPEYILVLAGDHIYKMDYASLIADHVALGKKCTVACIEVPLAEASAFGVMDIDEQRNIVHFLEKPAQPPHMPGKPDVALASMGVYVFNTEHLFAALKQDAVTAGSSRDFGKDIIPAMVAAGEAVAHPFGMSCVKSSPYAPAYWRDVGTIDAYWAANLDLTNTIPELDMYDREWPIWTYQEQLPPAKFVFDDDGRRGSAVDSLVSGGCIISGALVRRSVLFSRVRVHSYASVEESVILPEVDIGRGCELRKVVIDNGCVIPPDMKIGVDAAEDERRFFRTPSGVVLVTREMLEKLE from the coding sequence ATGGAAAAAACTTCGCCCCAGCAACTGGCCCGACGCACCATTGCCCTGGTGCTGGCGGGCGGACGCGGCTCGCGCCTGCACGCCCTCACCGACCGGCGTTCCAAGCCCGCCGTCTACTTCGGCGGCAAGTTCCGCATCGTCGACTTCGCGCTCTCCAACTGCCTGAACTCGGGCGTGCGCCGCATCGGCGTGCTCACGCAGTACAAGTCGCACAGCCTGCTGCGCCACCTGCAACGCGGCTGGAGCTTTCTGCGCAACGAGTTCAACGAGTTCATCGACCTGCTGCCCGCCCAGCAGCGCATGGATGACGAGAGCTGGTACCTCGGCACGGCGGACGCGGTCTACCAGAACCTGGACATCCTGCGCGCGCACAAGCCCGAGTACATCCTGGTGCTCGCGGGTGACCACATCTACAAGATGGACTACGCCAGCCTGATCGCCGACCACGTCGCGCTGGGCAAGAAGTGCACCGTGGCCTGCATCGAGGTGCCGCTGGCCGAGGCCAGCGCCTTCGGCGTGATGGACATCGACGAGCAGCGCAACATCGTGCACTTCCTGGAGAAGCCGGCCCAGCCGCCCCACATGCCCGGCAAGCCCGACGTGGCACTGGCCAGCATGGGCGTGTACGTGTTCAACACCGAACACCTGTTCGCGGCATTGAAACAGGACGCGGTCACCGCTGGCTCCAGCCGCGACTTCGGCAAGGACATCATCCCGGCCATGGTGGCTGCCGGCGAAGCCGTGGCCCACCCGTTCGGCATGTCGTGCGTGAAGAGTTCGCCCTACGCGCCAGCCTACTGGCGCGACGTGGGAACGATCGACGCCTACTGGGCCGCCAACCTCGATCTCACCAACACCATCCCCGAGCTCGACATGTACGACCGCGAGTGGCCCATCTGGACCTACCAGGAGCAGCTGCCCCCGGCCAAGTTCGTGTTCGACGACGACGGCCGCCGCGGCTCGGCGGTCGACTCGCTGGTCTCGGGCGGCTGCATCATTTCGGGTGCGCTGGTGCGCCGCTCGGTGCTGTTCTCCCGCGTGCGCGTGCACTCCTATGCGTCGGTGGAAGAGTCGGTCATCCTGCCCGAGGTCGACATCGGCCGGGGCTGCGAACTGCGCAAGGTGGTGATCGACAACGGTTGTGTGATCCCGCCGGACATGAAGATCGGTGTGGATGCGGCCGAGGACGAACGCCGCTTCTTCCGCACACCCAGCGGCGTGGTGCTGGTGACCCGCGAAATGTTGGAAAAACTGGAATGA
- the glgX gene encoding glycogen debranching protein GlgX: protein MTPPCGAPALGAHPGHQGGAHGVNFSVWAPDAQGVDVCLFEPGALVEHRRVALQPAGDGVWSAFVPGVGAGQLYGLRASGPWAPEAGHRFNPTRLLLDPWALALVGNTEHLALQTGHACADPLHPTQAWSEHQSDPADNAAHMPRCVVVDAQAELAAGLAIAPRPAIAADSVVIYEAHVKALTHLHPEVSEHQRGTYAALAHPAVVQHLQSLGITTVCLLPVHQHISERHLLERGLRNHWGYNTLNAFSPEPAYAAASADNTAAVRTEFRHMVDTLHRAGIEVVLDVVFNHTAESDLDGPTLSWRGLSQNRWYAMGEHGVPHNFSGTGNSLAFSEPRVQQWVLDSLRWWVQAFGVDGFRFDLAASLGRDAALGHAFNPRSALLSAMAQDPVLRDVRLIAEPWDVGPNGYHLGGFEAGWLEWNDRFRDGVRAFWLGHHGTRGELATRVCASGDVFHQRSRLPTASVNMVTAHDGFNLADLTAHQHKHNAANGEDNRDGHGHNLSANGGVEGATDDPVVLHRRGLWRRALLATLFCAQGTPQLLAGDELGHSQQGNNNSYCQDNATTWLDWARADRELTRFVADLTALRRQHPGLRHARWFNGERHEHQASWPDIAWLDLDGQPLQPEAWQARDRHTLTAVITVGNSGAPPLERLLLVWHADHGHGQLTLPPGDWGVLLDSARARVALPDQTRDTLTGRLTLHEAGVWVLVQGLHAADGTPVDLP from the coding sequence TGGTCGGCCTTCGTACCCGGTGTGGGTGCGGGCCAGCTCTACGGCCTGCGCGCCAGCGGCCCGTGGGCACCCGAGGCCGGCCACCGCTTCAATCCCACGCGCCTGCTGCTAGACCCCTGGGCGCTCGCCCTGGTCGGAAACACCGAGCATCTGGCCCTGCAGACCGGCCACGCCTGCGCAGACCCGCTGCACCCCACGCAAGCCTGGAGCGAACACCAGAGCGACCCCGCCGACAACGCCGCCCACATGCCGCGCTGCGTGGTGGTGGATGCGCAGGCCGAGCTGGCTGCGGGCCTGGCCATTGCGCCCCGGCCCGCCATCGCCGCCGACAGCGTGGTGATCTACGAGGCGCACGTGAAGGCCCTCACCCACCTGCACCCCGAGGTGTCCGAGCACCAGCGCGGCACCTACGCCGCCCTCGCCCACCCCGCCGTGGTGCAGCACCTGCAAAGCCTGGGCATCACCACGGTGTGCCTGCTGCCTGTGCACCAGCACATCAGCGAGCGCCACCTGCTCGAACGCGGCCTGCGCAACCACTGGGGCTACAACACGCTCAATGCGTTTTCGCCCGAGCCGGCCTACGCCGCGGCCAGCGCCGACAACACCGCCGCCGTGCGCACCGAGTTCCGCCACATGGTCGACACCCTGCACCGCGCCGGCATCGAGGTGGTGCTCGACGTGGTCTTCAACCACACGGCCGAGAGCGACCTCGACGGCCCCACGCTCTCCTGGCGCGGCCTGAGCCAGAACCGCTGGTACGCCATGGGCGAGCACGGTGTGCCGCACAACTTCAGCGGCACCGGCAACAGCCTGGCGTTCAGCGAGCCGCGCGTGCAGCAGTGGGTGCTGGACAGCCTGCGCTGGTGGGTGCAGGCCTTCGGCGTGGACGGCTTCCGCTTTGACCTGGCTGCATCGCTGGGTCGCGACGCCGCGCTGGGCCACGCCTTCAACCCGCGCAGCGCCTTGCTGAGCGCCATGGCGCAAGACCCGGTGCTGCGCGACGTGCGTCTGATCGCCGAGCCCTGGGACGTGGGGCCCAACGGCTACCACCTGGGTGGCTTCGAGGCCGGCTGGCTGGAATGGAACGACCGCTTCCGCGACGGCGTGCGCGCTTTCTGGCTCGGCCACCACGGCACGCGCGGTGAACTCGCCACGCGGGTGTGCGCCAGCGGCGATGTGTTCCACCAGCGCAGCCGCCTGCCCACCGCCAGCGTCAACATGGTGACCGCGCACGACGGTTTCAATCTCGCCGACCTGACCGCCCACCAGCACAAGCACAACGCCGCCAACGGGGAGGACAACCGCGACGGCCACGGCCACAACCTCAGCGCCAACGGCGGTGTGGAGGGCGCCACCGACGACCCGGTGGTGCTGCACCGCCGCGGCCTGTGGCGCCGCGCGCTGCTGGCCACGCTGTTCTGCGCGCAGGGCACGCCGCAGCTGCTGGCCGGCGACGAGCTCGGCCACAGCCAGCAAGGCAACAACAACAGCTACTGCCAGGACAACGCAACCACCTGGCTCGACTGGGCACGGGCCGACCGCGAGCTCACCCGCTTTGTCGCCGACCTGACCGCCCTGCGGCGGCAGCACCCCGGCCTGCGCCATGCGCGCTGGTTCAACGGCGAGCGCCACGAGCACCAGGCATCCTGGCCCGACATCGCCTGGCTCGACCTCGATGGCCAGCCCCTGCAGCCAGAGGCATGGCAAGCGCGCGATCGCCACACGCTGACGGCCGTGATCACCGTGGGCAACTCCGGCGCGCCCCCCCTGGAGCGCCTGCTGCTGGTCTGGCATGCCGACCATGGCCACGGCCAGCTCACCTTGCCCCCCGGTGACTGGGGCGTGCTGCTGGACAGTGCACGGGCCCGGGTGGCCCTGCCAGACCAGACACGCGACACGCTCACCGGCCGGCTGACACTGCACGAGGCGGGCGTGTGGGTGCTGGTCCAAGGCTTGCATGCGGCCGATGGCACCCCAGTGGACCTGCCATGA
- a CDS encoding response regulator transcription factor produces the protein MSTDTLSPTVHLIDDDQAVRESLALLIGTVGLRVQPWSDPQAFLSTFDREGIGAIVLDVRMPGISGLSVLDTLVAQGVDQPVIMLTGHGTVDMCRRAFKAGAAEFLEKPVDDEALLEALQNAVRQHVRSRHRHQTDRAARERYAQLSEREREVLGLIVEGLTNKEIGRALGLSPRTVETHRANLFSKLQAPSLAQLIRHYAALVDAGDAGTA, from the coding sequence ATGAGCACCGACACCCTCTCCCCCACCGTCCACCTGATCGACGACGACCAGGCGGTGCGCGAGAGCCTGGCCCTGCTGATCGGCACCGTGGGCCTGCGCGTGCAGCCCTGGAGCGATCCGCAGGCTTTCCTGAGCACGTTCGACCGCGAAGGCATCGGCGCCATCGTGCTCGATGTGCGCATGCCCGGCATCAGCGGCCTGAGCGTGCTCGACACCCTGGTGGCGCAGGGCGTGGACCAGCCGGTGATCATGCTCACCGGCCACGGCACGGTGGACATGTGCCGCCGCGCCTTCAAGGCCGGCGCGGCCGAGTTTCTGGAAAAGCCGGTGGACGACGAGGCTCTGCTGGAGGCGCTGCAGAACGCCGTGCGCCAGCACGTGCGCTCGCGCCACCGCCACCAGACCGACCGCGCCGCGCGTGAGCGCTACGCACAGCTCTCCGAACGCGAGCGCGAGGTGCTGGGCTTGATCGTGGAGGGACTGACCAACAAGGAGATCGGCCGCGCGCTGGGCCTGTCACCGCGCACGGTGGAGACCCACCGCGCCAACCTGTTCAGCAAGCTGCAGGCGCCGTCGCTGGCGCAGTTGATCCGGCACTACGCCGCGCTGGTCGACGCCGGCGATGCCGGCACTGCGTAG
- the malQ gene encoding 4-alpha-glucanotransferase: protein MNTAIHPFLSRRTSGVLLHITSLPGPNGSGDLGLGARHFVDWLASAGQSMWQILPLSPAGPGNSPYQSVSAFAGSPLMVDLDDLVQMGWLPWMPTQGFDHHHCDFERVAPWRMACLRKAWDGFSQHASADCREALAEFCTEHAHWLDDYALFMVLHERHIGSWPQWPAPLAQRDPVALAEVRQHSPKALGFWQFVQWRFWVQWQALREYARSRGVQIVGDAPIFVAHHSADVWAHANQFLLNDDFEPEVVAGVPPDYFSATGQRWGNPLYNWPAMAQDGYRWWKDRVEHLFQQVDVVRLDHFRGFEAHWEIPASEPTAVAGQWQSGPGLSLFAALQEELGPLAIIAEDLGLITPEVTALREACGFPGMRILQFAFGGDAANPYLPHNLERNCVAYTGTHDNDTTLGWWRAASSHDKAAARAYLGPAVDTEPHWTLITALSQSVANTLVLPFQDVVGLDGKHRMNTPGHATGCWEWRFDWRQIDHRPAERLLALTRAHGRIP from the coding sequence ATGAACACCGCCATCCACCCCTTTCTGTCGCGCCGCACCAGCGGCGTGCTGCTGCACATCACCAGCCTGCCCGGCCCCAACGGCTCGGGTGACCTGGGGTTGGGCGCGCGCCATTTCGTGGACTGGCTGGCCTCGGCCGGTCAGTCGATGTGGCAGATCCTGCCGCTGTCGCCGGCCGGCCCGGGCAATTCCCCCTACCAGAGCGTCTCGGCCTTCGCCGGCAGCCCACTCATGGTGGATCTGGACGACCTGGTGCAGATGGGCTGGCTGCCCTGGATGCCGACCCAGGGCTTCGATCACCACCACTGCGACTTCGAGCGCGTGGCGCCCTGGCGCATGGCCTGCCTGCGCAAGGCCTGGGACGGTTTCAGCCAGCACGCCAGCGCCGACTGCCGCGAAGCGCTGGCCGAGTTCTGCACCGAACATGCGCACTGGCTCGACGACTACGCCCTCTTCATGGTGCTGCACGAGCGCCATATCGGCAGCTGGCCGCAGTGGCCTGCACCGCTTGCGCAGCGCGATCCTGTGGCACTCGCCGAGGTCAGGCAGCACTCGCCCAAGGCGCTGGGCTTCTGGCAGTTCGTGCAGTGGCGCTTCTGGGTTCAGTGGCAGGCGCTGCGCGAGTACGCCCGCAGCCGCGGCGTGCAGATCGTGGGCGATGCGCCCATCTTCGTGGCACACCACAGCGCCGATGTGTGGGCACACGCGAATCAATTCCTGCTGAACGACGACTTCGAGCCCGAGGTGGTCGCCGGTGTGCCGCCCGACTACTTCAGCGCCACCGGTCAGCGCTGGGGCAACCCGCTCTACAACTGGCCGGCCATGGCGCAGGACGGCTACCGCTGGTGGAAGGACCGGGTGGAACACCTGTTCCAGCAAGTCGACGTGGTGCGGCTGGACCACTTCCGCGGCTTCGAAGCGCATTGGGAGATCCCGGCCAGCGAGCCCACCGCGGTGGCCGGCCAATGGCAAAGCGGCCCGGGCCTGTCCCTGTTCGCTGCCTTGCAGGAGGAGCTGGGTCCGCTGGCCATCATCGCGGAAGACCTGGGTCTCATCACACCCGAGGTGACGGCGTTGCGCGAGGCCTGCGGCTTCCCCGGCATGCGCATCCTGCAGTTCGCCTTTGGCGGTGACGCCGCCAACCCCTACCTGCCGCACAACCTGGAGCGCAACTGCGTGGCCTACACCGGCACGCACGACAACGACACCACCCTGGGCTGGTGGCGGGCCGCGTCCAGCCACGACAAGGCGGCCGCGCGCGCCTACCTCGGCCCGGCGGTGGACACCGAGCCACACTGGACGCTGATCACGGCGCTGTCGCAATCGGTGGCCAACACCCTGGTGCTGCCGTTCCAGGACGTGGTGGGCCTGGACGGCAAACACCGCATGAACACGCCCGGACACGCCACCGGCTGCTGGGAATGGCGCTTCGACTGGCGCCAGATCGATCACCGCCCCGCCGAGCGCCTGCTGGCCCTGACCCGCGCACACGGCCGAATACCCTGA
- the glgA gene encoding glycogen synthase GlgA has protein sequence MSLKVLYVCSEVFPLLKTGGLADVSAGLPPALKALGADVRLLLPAFPSVVAGVTPEGPTLLVPAGGGSGLPAGIGPHAMSAHGPTPWLRAGRITDSGMPVWLLHAPGLYERGGNPYLDASGQPWPDSAEQFAWLGWAAALLGTGLDTGWLPDVVHGHDWHTGLAFAYLRELAQTSPHRPATVFTIHNLAYQGVFNAGLRPRLGLPDALFHLQGVEFHGQISFMKAGLKYSDAITTVSPTYAREITGAEQGCGLDGVLRQRQAHLHGILNGVDDAVWNPLTDPLVQPGFDADHLQGKAQAKARLQQRMGLKPRPDALLLSVVSRLTEQKGLHLLPAVIDELVQRGGQLAVLGSGDAAIEQALRDCAQRHPGEVALTVGYDEALAHSVIAGADVILLPSRFEPCGLTQLYGLRYGTLPLVRAVGGLADTVVDCSLEHLDDGSASGFVFQELDVSDLRSAMRRAFALQRRPTDWRAVQRHAMSLRFGWERAATDYLRVYASVMPAPAST, from the coding sequence ATGAGTCTCAAGGTTCTCTACGTCTGCTCCGAAGTCTTCCCGCTGCTCAAGACCGGCGGGCTGGCCGATGTGAGCGCCGGTCTGCCCCCGGCTTTGAAGGCCCTGGGCGCCGATGTGCGCCTGTTGTTGCCCGCCTTTCCGAGTGTGGTGGCCGGCGTCACGCCCGAAGGCCCGACGCTGCTGGTGCCGGCCGGGGGCGGCAGCGGCCTGCCCGCCGGCATCGGACCGCATGCCATGTCGGCCCACGGCCCCACGCCGTGGCTGCGCGCCGGTCGCATCACCGACAGCGGCATGCCGGTGTGGCTGCTGCACGCGCCGGGTCTGTACGAGCGCGGCGGCAATCCCTACCTGGACGCCTCGGGCCAGCCCTGGCCCGACAGCGCCGAACAGTTCGCCTGGCTGGGCTGGGCTGCGGCCTTGCTGGGCACCGGCCTGGACACGGGCTGGTTGCCCGATGTGGTGCACGGCCACGACTGGCACACCGGCCTGGCCTTTGCCTACCTGCGCGAACTCGCGCAAACATCCCCGCACCGGCCAGCCACCGTGTTCACCATCCACAACCTGGCCTACCAGGGCGTGTTCAACGCCGGGCTGCGCCCCCGCCTGGGCCTGCCCGATGCGCTTTTCCACCTGCAAGGCGTGGAGTTCCACGGCCAGATCAGCTTCATGAAGGCGGGCCTGAAATACAGCGACGCCATCACCACCGTGAGTCCGACATATGCGCGCGAGATCACCGGCGCCGAACAAGGTTGCGGCCTGGACGGCGTGCTGCGCCAGCGCCAGGCGCACCTGCACGGCATCTTGAACGGGGTGGACGACGCGGTATGGAACCCCTTGACCGACCCGCTGGTGCAGCCCGGCTTTGACGCCGACCACCTGCAGGGCAAGGCCCAGGCCAAGGCGCGGCTGCAGCAGCGCATGGGACTGAAGCCCCGGCCCGATGCGCTGCTGCTGTCGGTGGTCAGCCGCCTCACCGAGCAGAAGGGCCTGCACCTGCTGCCCGCCGTGATCGACGAACTGGTGCAGCGCGGCGGGCAACTCGCGGTGCTGGGCTCGGGCGATGCCGCCATCGAGCAAGCCCTGCGCGACTGCGCGCAGCGACACCCTGGTGAGGTGGCGCTCACCGTGGGCTACGACGAGGCCCTGGCGCACAGCGTGATTGCCGGGGCCGACGTGATCCTGCTGCCCTCGCGCTTCGAACCCTGCGGCCTGACCCAGCTTTATGGCCTGCGCTACGGCACGCTGCCCCTGGTGCGCGCTGTCGGCGGCCTGGCCGACACCGTGGTCGATTGCAGCCTGGAACATCTCGACGACGGCAGCGCCAGCGGCTTCGTCTTCCAGGAACTCGACGTGAGTGACCTGCGCTCGGCCATGCGCCGGGCCTTTGCACTGCAGCGCCGCCCGACCGACTGGCGCGCCGTGCAGCGCCACGCCATGTCGCTGCGCTTCGGCTGGGAGCGCGCGGCCACCGACTATCTTCGGGTCTACGCCTCGGTCATGCCGGCGCCGGCCAGCACCTGA
- a CDS encoding sensor histidine kinase has translation MRQPWRFSWWWVVGGAVAALAGAAAIARQSIAQQHALFETDARIVHRLLSQQVVQHDAILATLALLQPAPAAPGTGSPEQRLPALYPRILSVQRSDATTPWPDPSLAEAERRSRQSGRAALAPPDLPSGRYRLVLAAVPASYALTIDLQALVPWAEWPMAAGTSAVRVELVHSGQRHVIQPGRLQAGTGSVFEFHKLLAAESQPFDVVATQSLGWRQWPWARMLAWVLAVAALLAVARHLQRQRTARRRAEELLRLGQVARLNTLGELAAGMAHELNQPLTAVLANTQAAQRLLDDDPPELATARGAMAQAAAQARRAAEVVGRLRRAVERPDSGDQRQAMDMADAVRRALYLLEPECLRRGVAPTLEGAPALAVMADPVALDQIVHNLILNALQALEQVPAAQRRLTLNLRSVDGRGELSVADSGPGIPPDVLPRLFEPFFSTREGGLGLGLSLCETLASGMDGSISAANAATGGAVFRLRLPLAVDQA, from the coding sequence ATGCGGCAGCCTTGGCGTTTCTCGTGGTGGTGGGTGGTCGGCGGGGCGGTGGCTGCCCTGGCCGGCGCGGCGGCCATCGCGCGCCAGTCGATTGCACAGCAGCACGCGTTGTTCGAGACCGACGCGCGCATCGTGCACCGGCTGTTGAGCCAGCAGGTGGTGCAGCACGACGCAATCCTGGCCACGCTGGCGCTGCTGCAGCCCGCGCCCGCCGCGCCCGGCACCGGCTCCCCCGAGCAGCGCCTGCCCGCGCTCTATCCGCGCATCCTCTCGGTGCAGCGCAGCGACGCCACCACCCCCTGGCCAGACCCCTCACTGGCCGAAGCCGAACGCCGGTCACGCCAGAGCGGCCGCGCCGCACTCGCGCCGCCGGACCTGCCCAGTGGCCGCTACCGGCTGGTGCTGGCCGCGGTCCCCGCCAGCTATGCGCTCACCATCGACCTGCAGGCCCTGGTGCCGTGGGCGGAGTGGCCGATGGCGGCCGGGACGAGCGCGGTGCGGGTCGAGCTGGTGCACTCGGGTCAGCGCCATGTGATCCAGCCGGGCCGGCTGCAGGCTGGCACCGGCTCGGTATTCGAATTCCACAAGCTGCTGGCGGCCGAGAGCCAGCCGTTCGACGTGGTCGCCACGCAAAGCCTGGGCTGGCGCCAGTGGCCCTGGGCCCGCATGCTGGCCTGGGTGCTGGCCGTGGCGGCCCTGCTGGCGGTGGCACGGCACCTGCAGCGCCAGCGCACGGCGCGCCGCCGCGCCGAAGAGTTGCTGCGCCTGGGCCAGGTGGCGCGCCTGAACACCCTGGGCGAACTCGCCGCCGGCATGGCGCACGAACTCAACCAACCCCTCACCGCAGTGCTGGCCAACACGCAGGCCGCGCAGCGCCTGCTCGACGACGACCCACCCGAGCTGGCCACTGCGCGCGGCGCCATGGCACAAGCCGCTGCGCAGGCCCGGCGTGCCGCCGAGGTGGTGGGTCGGCTGCGCCGCGCGGTGGAGCGGCCCGACAGTGGCGACCAGCGCCAGGCGATGGACATGGCCGACGCGGTGCGCCGCGCCCTGTACCTGCTGGAGCCCGAGTGCCTGCGGCGTGGCGTGGCGCCGACGCTCGAAGGCGCGCCCGCGCTGGCCGTGATGGCCGACCCGGTGGCGCTCGACCAGATCGTGCACAACCTGATCCTCAATGCACTGCAGGCGCTGGAACAGGTGCCCGCCGCACAGCGTCGGCTCACACTCAACTTGCGTTCGGTCGACGGGCGGGGCGAACTCTCGGTGGCCGACAGCGGACCCGGCATTCCTCCCGACGTGCTGCCGCGCCTGTTCGAGCCCTTCTTCTCCACCCGCGAAGGCGGCCTGGGCCTGGGGCTGAGCCTGTGCGAAACACTGGCCAGCGGCATGGACGGCTCAATCAGCGCGGCCAACGCAGCCACTGGCGGCGCGGTGTTCCGGTTGCGCCTGCCACTCGCCGTCGACCAGGCATGA
- a CDS encoding glycogen/starch/alpha-glucan phosphorylase: MPNDLPSTTPAIERVPFEYDHLDNGVDALRKSIANRLVYSVGRDPRSATRRDWLFALFHAVRDRMMHRWRETLATSQDSDAKRVYYLSLEFLTGRALTNALLSVGILDEARTACLQLGVDFDSLIDLEADAGLGNGGLGRLAACFLDSMATVGIPGMGYGIRYDYGMFAQRIVDGRQIEEPDYWLVNGNPWEFMRPEFSYTVKFGGRLVQNDTHVRWIETEDVIATAYDTGVPGHELSSVATMRLWTARATSGINLDAFNKGDYMRAVEAKNESENVSRVLYPDDSTEHGKELRLRQEYFFVSASLQDIVRRFLKHQGNFALFADRVAIHLNDTHPALAVPELMRLLVDEQGLEWDTAWDICRRVFSYTNHTLMQEALETWPVDLLGRLLPRHLRIIYDLNAIFLAEVHERFPGENELLRRVSLIDERGQRRVRMAYLSVLASHKINGVSALHSQLMVQTIFSDFARLYPERFCNKTNGITPRRWLSQANRPLSGLIDAHIGTTWRRNLDELERLRPLATDPEFVSAFQAAKAQNKRRLAERIATETGVVVNPTSLFDVQIKRMHEYKRQLLNVLHVVTRYQQILAHPHADWVPRTVVFAGKAASAYFMAKLVIKLINDVARVVNHDKRVGDKLKVVFIPNYRVSLAEVIIPAADLSEQISTAGTEASGTGNMKFALNGALTIGTWDGANIEIAEHVGLEHIFIFGHRTEQVAALRASGYNPRRYYDHNYDLKTTIDRIAEGAFSPEEPGRFHDITRTLLESDYYLLLADYTDYLATQHKVDELYRNPTEWTRHAVLNVAGMGAFSSDRTIREYASEIWNVKPLFP; the protein is encoded by the coding sequence ATGCCCAACGATCTTCCCAGCACCACACCCGCCATCGAACGCGTCCCGTTCGAGTACGACCACCTGGACAACGGCGTGGACGCCCTGCGCAAGTCCATCGCCAACCGCCTGGTCTACTCGGTCGGCCGCGACCCGCGCTCGGCCACCCGGCGCGACTGGCTCTTCGCCCTGTTCCACGCCGTGCGCGACCGCATGATGCACCGCTGGCGCGAGACCCTGGCCACCTCGCAGGACAGCGATGCCAAGCGCGTGTACTACCTGTCGCTGGAGTTCCTCACCGGCCGTGCGCTGACCAACGCCCTGCTGTCGGTGGGCATCCTCGACGAGGCACGCACCGCCTGCCTCCAGCTGGGTGTGGACTTCGACTCGCTGATCGACCTGGAGGCCGACGCCGGCCTGGGCAACGGCGGCCTGGGTCGGCTGGCCGCGTGTTTCCTCGATTCCATGGCCACGGTGGGCATTCCGGGCATGGGCTACGGTATCCGCTACGACTACGGCATGTTCGCGCAGCGCATCGTCGACGGCCGCCAGATCGAAGAGCCCGACTACTGGCTGGTCAACGGCAACCCCTGGGAATTCATGCGCCCGGAGTTCAGCTACACGGTGAAGTTTGGTGGGCGCCTGGTGCAGAACGACACGCACGTGCGCTGGATCGAGACCGAAGACGTGATCGCCACCGCCTACGACACCGGCGTGCCCGGTCACGAACTCAGCAGCGTGGCCACCATGCGCCTGTGGACCGCGCGCGCCACCAGCGGCATCAACCTGGATGCCTTCAACAAGGGCGACTACATGCGCGCCGTGGAGGCCAAGAACGAATCGGAAAACGTCTCGCGCGTGCTCTACCCCGACGACAGCACCGAGCACGGCAAGGAACTGCGCCTGCGCCAGGAGTACTTCTTCGTCAGCGCCTCGCTGCAGGACATCGTGCGCCGCTTCCTCAAGCACCAGGGCAACTTCGCGCTGTTCGCCGACCGCGTGGCGATCCACCTCAACGACACCCACCCCGCGCTGGCCGTGCCCGAACTCATGCGCCTGCTGGTCGACGAGCAGGGCCTGGAGTGGGACACCGCCTGGGACATCTGCCGGCGCGTGTTCAGCTACACCAACCACACCCTCATGCAGGAGGCGCTGGAGACCTGGCCGGTCGACCTGCTGGGCCGCCTGTTGCCGCGCCACCTGCGCATCATTTACGACCTCAACGCGATCTTTCTGGCCGAGGTGCACGAGCGTTTCCCGGGTGAAAACGAGCTGCTGCGACGCGTGTCATTGATCGACGAGCGCGGCCAGCGCCGCGTGCGCATGGCCTACCTCTCGGTGCTGGCCAGCCACAAGATCAATGGCGTCTCGGCACTGCACAGCCAGCTGATGGTGCAGACCATTTTTTCCGACTTCGCGCGGCTCTACCCCGAGCGCTTCTGCAACAAGACCAACGGCATCACGCCCAGGCGCTGGCTCTCCCAGGCCAACCGGCCCCTGTCAGGCCTGATCGATGCGCACATCGGCACCACCTGGCGGCGCAACCTCGACGAACTCGAACGGCTGCGCCCGCTGGCCACCGACCCCGAATTCGTCAGTGCCTTCCAGGCCGCCAAGGCACAGAACAAGCGTCGACTGGCCGAGCGCATCGCCACAGAAACCGGTGTGGTGGTGAACCCAACGAGCCTGTTCGACGTGCAGATCAAGCGCATGCACGAATACAAGCGCCAGTTGCTCAACGTGCTGCATGTGGTCACGCGCTACCAGCAGATCCTGGCGCACCCGCACGCCGACTGGGTGCCGCGCACGGTGGTGTTCGCCGGCAAGGCGGCCTCGGCCTATTTCATGGCCAAGCTGGTGATCAAGCTCATCAACGACGTGGCGCGCGTGGTCAACCACGACAAGCGCGTGGGCGACAAACTCAAGGTGGTTTTCATCCCCAACTACCGCGTGTCGCTGGCCGAGGTGATCATTCCCGCGGCCGACCTCTCCGAGCAGATTTCCACCGCCGGCACCGAGGCATCGGGCACGGGCAACATGAAGTTCGCGCTCAACGGCGCGCTCACCATCGGCACCTGGGACGGCGCCAACATCGAGATCGCCGAACACGTGGGGCTGGAGCACATCTTCATCTTCGGCCACCGCACCGAGCAGGTGGCGGCGCTGCGCGCCAGCGGCTACAACCCGCGCCGCTACTACGACCACAACTACGACCTCAAGACCACCATCGACCGCATCGCCGAGGGCGCTTTCAGCCCCGAGGAGCCAGGCCGTTTCCACGACATCACGCGCACGCTGCTGGAGTCCGACTACTACCTGCTGCTGGCCGACTACACCGACTACCTGGCCACGCAGCACAAGGTCGACGAGCTCTACCGCAACCCGACCGAGTGGACGCGCCACGCTGTTCTGAACGTGGCCGGCATGGGTGCCTTCTCATCCGACCGCACCATCCGCGAATACGCCAGCGAGATCTGGAACGTCAAGCCGCTGTTCCCCTGA